The following nucleotide sequence is from Paroedura picta isolate Pp20150507F chromosome 1, Ppicta_v3.0, whole genome shotgun sequence.
GGCCAGGTGGGCGCCGGCGCTCAGGCAGCCCGGAGGAGAGGCGCGTTTCGGGAGCtcggcagcccttcctccctcccttggcgCTGGACTCCAGGCCTTCGCAGGCCGCCGCGGCTTCTGGCCCTTTCCCAGCCGCCGGGAGACGAGCCTTGGCCAGGCAAACGGCGGCCGCTCAACGCAGCCTTGAAGCGCCTCGGTTCGTCCGGCTCTCGGCGGCCCTCGCCTGGGCAACGGCGCCGGGGGGAAGCGGCGGCTCGGCAGGGGCCCCTGGACACAGCCTTGTGCCCCCCACTCAGACCCCGGCCCCTTCCAGACCGCTGCCTCCCAGCCCAGGTCCGCCCAACTGCTCAAAGCCACTCCAGCTTGACTCCGAAGCCAAACCGGAGCCAGACCTTTCCAGCCGGACCCAAGCGGACCAGGCCAGGCCAGACCAGACCAGACCCCTAAGCATCCTCGCTGGGCCCGGCCTCCCCGGGCTGCGTCCCCCAAACCCGGGCTCTGGCCATGCGCCCCCCAGCCCAGCCGGcgactccctccctccaagcggTCCCTCCCCGGCACTGTCTTGGCTCGCTTTCGTTTTTCCGTCTCTTTATTCACAACATAAAACCGTGTTTGTTTTGTGCGGCTTCgtccccgccccccagccccccataacttaagaagaaggggagggaaagaaaaggacatTTGCTTTGGAAATAAATTAACGCCAACACCGACGGCagcggggaggggcgggaggggaggggaaggagagagagggggggctcCGCTTCCAAAAGAGGCCGCCGCGGCAGGGCCCGACCCGAGGCCGCGGACACGTcggaggaagcggcggcgggaGAACCAAGGCCACGGCGGGAGAAGGCGCCGGCGCGGCCGGCCCGCAGGAGGCGGCTCCTTCCCTCGGCCCGGAGGCGGAGGCGCGCAAGTCCGGCCCGCGGCAGCCGCGGCGCGTCCGTCCGTGCCGTCGGTGGGTCCGTCCGTGGGGGTCGCATTGCCGGGGGCGCAGCGCGGGCGGCGTCTGAGTTCAGGGTCCGGGCGCTCAGGGCCGCGCTTGCTCCAGCTGCTGGTGCTGGCTGCGGATGGCGAAGCGGCTGACGTGGACGGGGATGGGCACGACGATCTTGGGGTTCCGCGACGGCTCGCCCGTCTTGGAGTTGGCGTTGCCGGCCTTGACGCGTTTCCACTTGGCGCGCCGGTTCTGGAACCAGATCTTGACCTGCACCTCGCTCAGCTTGAGGGCGTGCGCGATCTGCGAGCGCTCCGTCAGCGACAGGTACTTCTTGCAGTGGAactccttctccagctccagcAGCTGCTCGCTCGTGAAGGCCGTGCGCCGCCGACGGTTCTTGCCCGTCGACGTGGTGCTGttggcccccgccgcccccgccgccgccgccgcgctcgGCCCGCCCTCGTCCAGCCCGCTGGCCGCCTCGTCGTCCTTGTGCGCCGCCTGGCCCGGCAGGTTGTCGTCGGAGCTGTAGTCCAGGTCGCTGTCCATGGAGAAGCTCTCCTCCTTGCCTTTGGCCTCCTCGTCGCCCTTGGCCTCGTCCTTCCCCGGCGCGCCTCGCACGGCCCCTGCACGGGAAGCAAGAAGGCACCGCGCCGTCACTGGCCGAGCCGGgacccgccgaggagcgcccGCCACCTCCCCGCAGGACTGGACCGGGAGGAGGGGGCCGTCGGCAGCGGCCCAGGCCCCGAGCAGGCCGCAGCAGGGATCCCTTCGCCGGGCCGCCCCCTTAAACCCTGAAGCTGCCGCCATCCCGTCCCCCCCTTCCAGGCACCCACCGGCGCGGCTCCCCGGGACGCCCGTCGTTGCCCTGGGGCgcccggaggccgagagaaggcagcCGCGGGGAGGTCTCCGGCGCTCCCTCTTGGCAGGCCCTTGGCCGAGGCTCGCGGCTCGGAACTGGGCGGCCGGGGCGATCCCGTAGCCAGCGCGCCGCCGCCCTCCCGCCTCCCCGCTCCGGAGGCCAGGCCTGAGCTTCTCCGCCTGCCGGCAGCACGAGGCCTCGGCGGGCGAGCGGCCAGCAACGAGGCCGGGCCTGGTCGGCGTTTCGCGGGAGCGGCCGAGGCGGCGGGCCCCGGGAGGGTCTCCGGCGAGCGGGAGCGCGGCGCCCGGCGTCGCCAGGCCGCGATCGGGCCGGAGCTGCCCGCGCCCGTccccccgtcccgtcccgtcccgtcccgtcccccgcTCCCCCTGTCCCCGGCACTCACCGAGCGACGCTTGGACGGCCTCGGCGGCGGCGAAGGCGAGCAGCGCGCCGTCCTTGGCCAGGAAGGCCTTGGCGTCGCCGTCGGCCTGGGCGCCGTCGGCCTTGTCGAAGTTGGCGGGCAGGGCGGGCGGGCCGAACTTGCGGGCGGCGTCGTGgggcggcgcggcggcggcggcggcggcgaaggtgGCGGCGGGCAGCGAGGCCATGAGCGTGGAGGTGAGCGCCAGGCCCGAGCAGAAGCCGGCGGGCAGGCCGGGCagcgggtgggcgggcggcggcggcgggggcggcgggggcggcgggggcggcgggggcagcACGACGGGCCGGTAGGGCATGAACATGGGGTAGCCGGCGTAGACGAAGTGGCCCgggctgggcggcggcgggctgcCGATGAGCGCGTCGATGCTGAAGGCGGTGC
It contains:
- the GBX2 gene encoding homeobox protein GBX-2, which codes for MRKKSAIQRRARRGRAGRPGGRGRQAGRQAGRPRCLRAASRLGPRGPGAEAAPSRRRGSPMRAAPPLTMMPRPLGSSTAFSIDALIGSPPPPSPGHFVYAGYPMFMPYRPVVLPPPPPPPPPPPPPPPAHPLPGLPAGFCSGLALTSTLMASLPAATFAAAAAAAPPHDAARKFGPPALPANFDKADGAQADGDAKAFLAKDGALLAFAAAEAVQASLGAVRGAPGKDEAKGDEEAKGKEESFSMDSDLDYSSDDNLPGQAAHKDDEAASGLDEGGPSAAAAAGAAGANSTTSTGKNRRRRTAFTSEQLLELEKEFHCKKYLSLTERSQIAHALKLSEVQVKIWFQNRRAKWKRVKAGNANSKTGEPSRNPKIVVPIPVHVSRFAIRSQHQQLEQARP